Proteins encoded within one genomic window of Cardiocondyla obscurior isolate alpha-2009 linkage group LG27, Cobs3.1, whole genome shotgun sequence:
- the LOC139112274 gene encoding dopaminechrome tautomerase yields the protein MTERLMLLAFLASVVLCHEPFQVIFEWKTFDFQWASDDERQLAITRGEYVQTNNFITTVKFWKDKMYLTLPRWKEGVPVTLAVTPAKPIASNNTAPNLEAFPNWQMQKLGDCSAFQLVHSIEIDPKGRMWVLDTGRPTSLRESKADCSPRLVILDLEDGGKILRSYHFPEHVARRANAYLNDIVLDHEDGGMAYITDTSTTDPGIIVYSLKDNNSWKVRHDSMKAKPEAVGFMVAKTHVINPVHVDGIALSPASSNDRQVYYSPLSSFHLYSVSVSALKNNVTNIDQYVKELGRKTSQTDGMIMSSTGVLYFGLLADDAIAMWDIKNTTSFTVGQRIISRDHVRTQWPDSFAFDENGNLWCVTNMLQNFLNNRVDTNVPNYRLIRSRVGVKNYQYYENGTTPEIPDITSSADSVKFVLATLLLSISVLIVK from the exons ATGACGGAGCGATTGATGCTGTTGGCTTTTCTAGCTAGTGTAGTCTTATGCCATGAGCCATTCCAAGTGATCTTTGAATGGAAAACTTTCGACTTCCAATGGGCATCGGATGACGAACGGCAACTTGCTATAACACGCGGTGAATATGTACAAACGAACAACTTTATTACTACTGTGAAATTTTGGAAGGATAAAATGTATCTGACATTACCGCGATGGAAAGAAGGCGTGCCTGTGACGCTCGCTGTTACGCCAGCAAAACCGATTGCATCGAACAACACGGCGCCTAACTTGGAAGCTTTTCCAAACTGGCAAATGCAGAAGCTCGGCGATTGTTCGGCATTCCAACTGGTTCACAGTATAGAGATTGATCCCAAGGGTCGCATGTGGGTACTCGACACAGGTCGTCCTACTTCTCTCAGGGAATCTAAAGCTGATTGTTCGCCGCGTCTCGTTATTCTCGATCTCGAGGACGGCGGCAAAATTCTTCGCTCCTATCATTTTCCTGAGCACGTAGCGCGTCGCGCCAACGCGTATCTCAACGACATCGTGCTCGACCACGAAGATGGTGGTATGGCATATATTACCGACACTAGCACGACCGATCCCGGCATTATTGTTTATTCTTTAAAGGATAATAATTCCTGGAAGGTCCGACATGATTCTATGAAAGCGAAACCAGAGGCGGTCGGATTTATGGTAGCGAAAACGCACGTAATTAATCCTGTGCACGTGGATGGCATAGCACTTTCACCAGCAAGCAGTAACGACAG acaAGTCTACTATTCGCCACTATCTTCTTTTCATCTTTACTCAGTTTCGGTTTCCGCTCTGAAGAATAACGTGACAAATATCGATCAATACGTAAAAGAACTTGGGCGAAAGACATCTCAAACGGATGGTATGATAATGTCATCTACTGGTGTACTTTATTTTGGTTTATTAGCTGATGATGCCATCGCCATGTgggatataaaaaatacaacgtCCTTTACTGTCGGGCAACGAATTATATCGCGCGATCATGTGCGAACACAGTGGCCCGACAGTTTTGCCTTTGACGAAAACGGTAATTTATGGTGTGTAACCAACATGCTGCAAAACTTTTTAAACAATCGCGTCGATACCAATGTACCTAACTATCGCCTTATTAGATCGCGTGTAGgagttaaaaattatcaatattacGAAAATGGTACAACACCTGAAATACCAGATATCACTTCTAGTGCTGATTCCGTCAAATTTGTACTCGCTACGTTGTTACTCTCCATTTCGGTACTTATCgtgaagtaa
- the LOC139112277 gene encoding glycerol-3-phosphate phosphatase, producing MTITRVIMSAINVKALSRQDVRSFLNSFDTVLTDCDGVLWMHMTPLPHSADVMNLFRKLGKQIFYVTNNSTKTRDDLVEKCRTLKFEATKNDILCTSHLSACYLQSLGFTKKVYVIGSEGITKELEQAGISYCGIGPDLIKQNVPYAVFEKDPEVAAVIVGFDEHFSYPKMIKAATYLNDPNVHFIGTNTDERFPVSNDVVIPGTGSLVRCIESCSERKAVIMGKPDKYMAKMLMERSDINPERTLMIGDRCNTDILFGANCGFTTLLVLTGVTALSDVEKWKQSEQQEERELVPNYYIDALGDLLPYLKELETEIS from the exons ATGACGATAACGCGG GTGATAATGTCTGCGATAAACGTCAAGGCGCTATCACGTCAAGACGTGCGAAGTTTCTTGAATTCGTTCGACACAGTGTTGACGGATTGCGACG GTGTACTATGGATGCACATGACTCCTTTGCCGCACTCCGCGGACGTCATGAATCTATTCCGCAAACTCGGCAAGCAGATTTTCTACGTCACCAACAACAGTACGAAGACCCGAGATGATCTTGTGGAAAAGTGTCGGACTCTCAAGTTCGAGGCGACCAAGAATGATATTCTGTGCACCTCACATTTGTCAGCATGTTACTTACAAAGTTTAGGCTTTACCAAAAAGGTCTATGTCATTGGTTCTGAAG GGATTACAAAGGAACTGGAGCAAGCTGGGATCTCATACTGTGGAATAGGGccggatttaattaaacagaatGTCCCATATGCTGTTTTTGAAAAAGATCCTGAAGTAGCTGCTGTTATAGTTGGTTTTGATGAGCACTTCAGTTATCCTAAAATGATTAAAGCAGCTACTTATCTGAATGATCctaatgtacattttattgGGACTAATACAGATGAAAGATTTCCAGTGTCCAATGATGTTGTGATACCTG GTACAGGAAGCCTAGTCAGATGCATAGAAAGTTGCTCTGAAAGGAAAGCAGTGATTATGGGTAAACCAGATAAATACATGGCTAAAATGTTGATGGAACGATCCGACATTAATCCCGAGCGTACTTTGATGATTGGAGACCGATGTAACACCGACATACTTTTTGGAGCTAATTGTGGTTTTACAACTTTGCTAGTCCTGACGGGAGTAACTGCTTTGTCAGATGTTGAAAAATGGAAGCAATCAGAGCAACAGGAAGAACGAGAGCTCGTACCAAATTACTATATAGACGCGCTTGGCGATTTATTACCGTACTTAAAGGAATTGGAAACTGAAATATCATAA
- the LOC139112154 gene encoding uncharacterized protein, giving the protein MDLLPVNFYVLRFCGVWEERRTDTRLIVRFISFCYRYTIAAIIYHFTISEIIELVRMRNDVEDLTEGLFIVLTFICLCLKYFNILVRQCELRSLLDCFRTTLCQPKNSTEESILKQYNLKAKKVTYAFMVISQISGLLVIIVPLMSQDERQLPLKMYVPYSIAELPLYLLTYLQQGVAVFYGILLNVSLDSLVYGLIIQTCGQIDLLCHRLSKAFRFLQEKNHEREKHDTIEKLAIAECVRHHISVYDITCRIQSLFMWIIAILFFFSLVTLCSSIYQMSNKELFGVEFFTFVAYLGSMLFQVFSYCWFGNELDLKTKGIAYAIYASNWTVISTKQRQSLSFLMMISQRGKVISVYGICSLVLSTFTWIIKTSYSAFNLLQHYTLRAFAEIRSSLESPYKISNSTSVFLTSKRCPQKRQTVWCSRFGIMDILPLNFRVLWFCGAWNEEKENNIFIRSLNLCYRYAIVTLIYEFTISEIIELVRTHDDIEDLTEGLFLSLTYIALCLKYGNFLTRKKEMSVLLDCFRKETCRPRNSEERIILLKYDRKAKWCVKFFMSISQATCIALILAPIMGPQKSDRPLPFKTYLPYSISGLYPYLATYLQHAGAIFYGVLLNVSFDSLVYGFTIHVCGQIELLCYRLSKIFKDHPEQYQLDSSKGAVISECVRHHLHVHEIVRRIQSLFVWTVTILFIFSMVTLCTSIFQMSKTRILSVAFLSLTLYLGSMLFQVFFYCWYGNELQLKSKGIVDAIYSSDWTIATIRDRKSLLFVMAISQKGLKLSYYGIFSLALDTFTWILKTSYSTFNVLQQTSM; this is encoded by the exons atggaCTTGTTGCCGGTGAACTTTTACGTTCTCCGTTTTTGCGGCGTGTGGGAAGAAAGAAGAACGGACACCCGCTTGATAGTACGCTTTATCAGCTTCTGTTACAG GTATACAATTGCTGCTATAATTTATCACTTTACAATATCTGAAATAATTGAACTAGTACGTATGAGAAACGATGTGGAAGATTTAACGGAAGGCCTGTTTATTGTCTTAACTTTCATATGTTTGTGCCTGAAGTATTTCAACATTTTGGTGCGACAGTGCGAATTACGCTCTTTGCTAGATTGTTTCCGCACCACATTATGTCAGCCAAAAAATTCGACAGAGGAATCGATTTTGAAACAATACAATCTAAAag CTAAGAAAGTCACCTATGCCTTCATGGTCATTTCGCAAATATCGGGTTTATTGGTCATCATAGTACCACTGATGAGTCAAGATGAAAGACAATTGCCATTGAAGATGTATGTACCGTACTCCATAGCGGAGTTACCTCTTTACTTGTTGACCTATCTTCAGCAAGGTGTAGCTGTATTTTACGGGATATTACTGAATGTCTCTCTCGACTCTCTCGTTTACGGTCTCATTATTCAAACCTGTGGGCAGATCGACTTGCTGTGCCACCGATTGTCAAAAGCGTTTCGATTTCTTCAGGAAAAGAATCACGAAAGGGAGAAGCACGACACGATCGAAAAGCTTGCCATCGCGGAATGCGTGAGGCATCACATTTCGGTGTACGACATCACATGCAGGATACAATCGCTGTTTATGTGGATTATTGCTATTTTGTTCTTCTTCAGCCTCGTCACTCTCTGCAGCAGCATCTACCAGATGTccaat AAAGAACTGTTTGGCgttgaattttttactttcgtgGCGTATTTGGGATCAATGCTGTTTCAAGTGTTTTCATACTGCTGGTTCGGTAATGAGCTCGATTTAAag ACTAAGGGTATCGCATATGCTATTTACGCTAGTAATTGGACAGTGATATCGACTAAACAACGTCAAAGTTTGTCATTTTTGATGATGATCAGTCAGAGAGGAAAAGTGATATCCGTTTATGGAATTTGCTCGTTAGTTCTTAGCACTTTTACATGG ATTATAAAGACATCCTACTCTGCATTTAATTTGCTACAGCAT TATACTCTTCGCGCTTTTGCAGAGATTCGTAGTTCATTAGAGTCTCCTTACAAAATTTCCAATTCCACGTCAGTTTTCCTGACAAGTAAACGATGTCCGCAAAA GAGACAAACTGTCTGGTGCAGTCGTTTCGGAATTATGGATATATTACCGTTAAATTTCCGGGTTCTTTGGTTTTGCGGTGCATGGAAtgaagaaaaggaaaacaatATCTTTATCCGTTCCTTAAATTTGTGCTACAG gTATGCCattgttacattaatataCGAGTTTACGATATCGGAAATAATCGAGCTTGTAAGAACGCACGATGACATAGAAGATCTAACGGAAGGACTCTTTCTATCGCTAACTTATATAGCTTTATGCTTGAAATatggaaattttttaacgcggAAAAAAGAGATGTCCGTACTGCTAGATTGTTTTCGAAAAGAAACGTGTCGACCGAGGAATTCCGAAGAGAGAATTATTCTTCTTAAATACGATCGCAAAG CTAAATGGTGcgtcaaattttttatgagCATATCCCAAGCTACTTGCATTGCTCTGATACTCGCTCCTATCATGGGACCTCAAAAAAGCGACAGGCCCTTACCGTTCAAGACGTATCTGCCGTACTCGATATCCGGCTTGTATCCGTATTTGGCGACCTATCTTCAACATGCGGGCGCAATATTTTACGGGGTCCTGCTGAACGTTTCGTTCGACTCCCTCGTCTACGGCTTTACCATTCACGTTTGCGGACAAATCGAGCTGCTGTGCTACCGCCTGTCGAAGATCTTTAAGGATCACCCAGAGCAATACCAGCTCGATTCAAGCAAAGGCGCGGTGATCAGCGAGTGCGTGAGACATCACTTACACGTGCATGAGATCGTGCGCAGGATACAATCGTTATTTGTGTGGACCGTGacgattttattcattttcaGCATGGTCACTCTGTGCACCAGTATTTTCCAAATGTCCAAG ACGAGGATCCTCAGCGTTGCGTTTCTCTCGTTGACTTTGTATCTCGGTAGCATGCTGTTTCAAGTGTTCTTCTACTGCTGGTATGGAAATGAGTTGCAGTTGAAG AGCAAAGGTATCGTCGACGCAATTTATTCAAGCGACTGGACGATTGCTACGATACGAGATCGAAAAAGTTTGCTATTCGTAATGGCCATTAGTCAAAAGGGATTGAAACTATCTTATTACGGAATTTTTAGCTTGGCTCTCGACACTTTTACTTGG ATTTTGAAAACGTCCTACTCTACCTTTAATGTTCTCCAACAAACATCGATGTGA